The following proteins come from a genomic window of Peptostreptococcaceae bacterium:
- the gatA gene encoding Asp-tRNA(Asn)/Glu-tRNA(Gln) amidotransferase subunit GatA, with protein sequence MKIFDLTAHEVRDKLRNRELSSVELTEESYKRIDAVESKVDSFITFTKKEAFLQAKAFDERMKKGELLGDLAGIPMALKDNMCTDGILTTCASKILGNFTPPYDATVTQKLKNAGAVIVGKTNMDEFAMGSSTENSAYKTTKNPWDTDRVPGGSSGGSAASVASGEVFYSLGSDTGGSIRQPAAFTGLVGLKPTYGRVSRYGLVAFASSLDQIGPLGKDVEDCALVMNTISGHDRKDSTSIDRPVPDFALGMKNGVKGMRIGIPKEFFGEGIDEEVKTMVLEAARLYESMGAVCEEISLPSAKHALSVYYILATSECSSNLARFDGARYGYRAKNYEGFKDMFIKTRSQGFGEEVKRRIMLGTYSLSSGYYDAYYNRGLKVRTLIKQEFEKAFETYDFILTPTTPTTAFKIGEKSDDPLEMYMSDICTVPVNIAGVPAISLPCGFKDGLPVGMQLIGKFFDEATLIRAAYSFEKASVICRQRASIMGGGVNEL encoded by the coding sequence ATGAAAATATTCGATTTGACAGCCCACGAAGTGCGGGACAAACTAAGAAATAGAGAGCTTTCCTCGGTGGAGCTTACGGAAGAAAGCTATAAAAGAATAGATGCAGTGGAAAGCAAGGTGGATTCGTTCATCACATTTACGAAGAAAGAAGCATTTTTGCAGGCCAAGGCCTTTGATGAAAGGATGAAAAAGGGAGAGCTTCTCGGCGATTTGGCCGGCATACCGATGGCACTTAAGGACAACATGTGCACAGATGGTATACTCACCACCTGCGCTTCAAAGATACTCGGAAATTTCACCCCTCCCTATGACGCTACGGTAACCCAAAAGCTCAAGAACGCGGGAGCGGTCATAGTTGGAAAAACAAATATGGACGAGTTTGCAATGGGCTCGTCGACCGAAAATTCGGCCTACAAGACAACAAAAAATCCATGGGATACAGATAGGGTTCCGGGCGGTTCGAGCGGCGGTTCGGCGGCTTCGGTTGCTTCCGGGGAGGTTTTTTATTCGCTCGGATCGGATACGGGAGGTTCAATCAGACAACCTGCTGCTTTCACAGGACTTGTAGGATTAAAACCAACCTATGGACGTGTCTCCAGATACGGACTTGTTGCCTTTGCATCCTCACTTGACCAGATAGGGCCATTAGGAAAAGATGTAGAGGACTGCGCACTGGTAATGAATACAATCAGCGGGCACGACAGAAAGGATTCGACATCCATAGACCGCCCGGTTCCGGATTTCGCATTGGGAATGAAGAATGGAGTAAAGGGCATGCGCATAGGCATTCCCAAAGAATTCTTCGGAGAAGGCATAGATGAAGAGGTCAAGACCATGGTACTTGAAGCCGCTAGGCTCTACGAATCTATGGGTGCCGTATGCGAGGAGATTTCTCTTCCATCGGCCAAGCATGCCTTGTCGGTGTATTACATACTGGCAACCAGCGAATGCTCTTCAAACCTGGCTCGCTTCGACGGTGCAAGGTACGGATACAGGGCTAAAAACTACGAAGGCTTCAAGGATATGTTCATAAAGACGAGGAGTCAGGGGTTCGGAGAGGAAGTCAAGCGGAGGATAATGCTTGGAACCTATTCTTTAAGCTCAGGCTACTACGATGCATACTACAACAGGGGGCTCAAAGTAAGAACCCTAATCAAACAGGAATTCGAGAAAGCCTTTGAAACATACGACTTCATACTAACGCCTACTACTCCAACTACGGCATTCAAGATAGGTGAAAAATCGGATGATCCTTTGGAGATGTACATGAGCGACATCTGCACGGTTCCCGTTAACATAGCGGGCGTTCCAGCTATTTCGTTGCCATGCGGATTCAAGGACGGTTTGCCTGTGGGAATGCAGCTGATAGGAAAATTCTTCGACGAGGCGACGCTCATTAGAGCTGCCTACAGCTTCGAAAAGGCATCAGTGATTTGCAGACAAAGAGCCTCAATAATGGGGGGTGGCGTAAATGAACTATAG
- the gatC gene encoding Asp-tRNA(Asn)/Glu-tRNA(Gln) amidotransferase subunit GatC — protein MAITVKDVEHVARLAHLEFEEEEKLGFTEKLGAVIGYIEQLKEVDVDGVEPTNHALDIKNVFREDVSEPSMDREKILQNAPAKRSGCFEVPRMVD, from the coding sequence ATGGCAATAACTGTAAAAGACGTAGAACATGTAGCTAGGCTTGCCCATCTTGAGTTTGAAGAAGAAGAAAAACTTGGGTTTACAGAAAAATTGGGAGCGGTAATAGGCTACATCGAGCAATTGAAAGAAGTCGATGTCGACGGTGTAGAACCCACCAACCACGCTCTCGACATAAAAAATGTATTTCGCGAGGACGTTTCAGAGCCCTCGATGGATCGTGAAAAGATTCTTCAAAATGCGCCTGCTAAAAGAAGCGGCTGTTTCGAAGTGCCAAGAATGGTAGATTAG